In the genome of Desulfuromonas sp. DDH964, one region contains:
- the secF gene encoding protein translocase subunit SecF, translating to MQIVRPDINIDFVGKCKMAVIFSWVLILIGIGSLVAKGGPNYGIDFAGGTLVQVKFEQPTDAGAIKAALKELDLGSISVQQFGDQPNEFLIRAQNTSDELEGLSQKVQTMLEQTYGSGKVDLRRAEMVGPQVGKDLRQKGLLAVVWAIVGILIYITWRFEFRFGLGAVIATLHDVLITLGAFSLFNMEIDLPIIAAFLAIIGYSLNDTIIVCDRIRENMGKHSKDGLAAIINRSVNETLSRTILTSGTTLLVVLALFIFGGGVIHGFAFAMLVGILIGTYSSIFVASPVILFWERRKGNAEPVSSGRGA from the coding sequence ATGCAAATCGTCAGACCGGATATCAATATCGACTTTGTCGGCAAGTGCAAAATGGCCGTCATCTTCTCCTGGGTGCTGATCCTGATCGGCATCGGTTCGCTGGTGGCCAAGGGGGGACCCAACTACGGCATCGATTTCGCCGGGGGGACTCTGGTCCAGGTCAAGTTCGAACAACCGACCGATGCCGGCGCCATCAAGGCCGCCCTCAAGGAGCTCGATCTCGGCTCGATCAGCGTGCAGCAGTTCGGTGACCAGCCGAACGAATTCCTGATCCGGGCCCAGAACACCAGCGACGAGCTCGAAGGCCTGTCACAGAAGGTGCAAACGATGCTCGAGCAGACCTACGGCAGCGGCAAGGTCGATCTGCGGCGGGCTGAAATGGTCGGGCCCCAGGTTGGCAAGGACCTCCGCCAGAAGGGGCTGCTGGCCGTTGTATGGGCCATTGTCGGCATCCTGATCTACATCACCTGGCGCTTCGAATTCCGTTTTGGCCTCGGCGCAGTGATCGCCACCCTCCACGACGTGCTGATCACCCTCGGCGCCTTTTCCCTCTTCAACATGGAAATCGACCTGCCGATCATCGCTGCCTTCCTCGCCATCATCGGTTATTCCCTCAACGACACCATCATCGTCTGCGACCGGATCCGCGAGAACATGGGGAAACATTCCAAGGATGGGCTGGCTGCGATCATCAATCGCAGTGTCAACGAGACCCTGTCGCGAACGATTCTCACCTCCGGGACGACCCTGCTGGTGGTTCTCGCCCTCTTCATCTTCGGCGGCGGGGTTATCCATGGCTTTGCCTTCGCCATGCTCGTCGGCATCCTCATCGGCACCTACTCCTCGATCTTCGTCGCCAGCCCGGTGATTCTCTTCTGGGAGCGGCGCAAGGGGAATGCTGAACCGGTCAGCAGCGGGAGGGGCGCATGA
- a CDS encoding right-handed parallel beta-helix repeat-containing protein, which translates to MIPRRQSALLVFLLLTLLLAGCQPQRVLRGELSGDLFWQGTVYLSGDVTLLADSQLRIAPGSRVLFLPPGPGEDLLQDHPNFPGSELIVRGILVADGLPEKPITFAAADPGAPAGSWGGINLSASPGSRFSNCIFRQADSALHSQESTLLVENSLFDGNLVGIRFFGSAIRIEHNLLRNNGTAIRFHYGAPRIRGNRLVENVRGIFITAEPRDYLITGNEILASREFSVVLGEDVPEDVELGGNFWGSRDPEMIRRGFFDHSRVDYLGRVLIEPYRVAPIAGAGPPWSR; encoded by the coding sequence ATGATTCCGCGCCGCCAATCCGCTCTCCTTGTTTTCCTTCTGCTCACCCTCCTCCTCGCCGGATGTCAGCCCCAGCGGGTGCTGCGTGGCGAGCTGAGCGGGGACCTCTTCTGGCAGGGGACGGTCTATCTCTCCGGTGACGTCACCCTCCTTGCCGACAGCCAGCTGCGGATCGCCCCCGGCAGCCGGGTGCTCTTCCTCCCCCCCGGCCCCGGTGAGGATCTGCTGCAGGACCACCCCAATTTCCCCGGAAGTGAACTGATTGTCCGCGGCATCCTGGTGGCCGATGGCCTGCCGGAAAAACCGATCACTTTTGCCGCCGCCGATCCTGGCGCACCCGCCGGAAGCTGGGGCGGGATCAACCTCAGCGCAAGTCCGGGCAGTCGCTTTAGCAACTGCATCTTTCGGCAGGCGGACAGTGCCCTGCACAGCCAGGAGTCGACCCTCCTCGTCGAAAATTCCCTCTTCGACGGCAATCTGGTCGGCATCCGCTTTTTCGGCAGTGCCATCCGCATCGAGCACAACTTGCTACGCAACAACGGCACGGCGATCCGGTTTCATTACGGGGCTCCGCGCATTCGGGGCAACCGCCTGGTTGAAAACGTGCGCGGCATCTTCATTACCGCCGAACCGCGCGATTATCTCATTACCGGCAACGAAATTCTCGCCAGCCGTGAATTCAGCGTTGTCCTCGGCGAAGACGTCCCCGAAGATGTCGAACTGGGCGGGAACTTCTGGGGGAGTCGTGATCCCGAAATGATCCGCCGCGGATTTTTTGACCACAGCCGGGTCGATTACCTCGGTCGGGTCCTGATCGAACCCTACCGCGTTGCACCGATTGCCGGCGCGGGGCCGCCATGGAGCCGGTAA
- a CDS encoding formate/nitrite transporter family protein, producing MEKRFLSPAETVEAIVAAGRRVTTQPLSRTMVLSLLAGFYIAFGAELATVVTEDAAIHLGQGVARFLGGSVFSLGLMLVVICGAELFTGNSLLTKAALVREISWGKLLENWLVVIVGNFLGSLFFAWLMFRSNLWQSGQVAEHAVRIAAAKTALPFDVALVRGILCNWLVCLAVFMATAARDIPGKILACYGPIMAFVASGFEHSVANMYFIPTGLFLAERLGTPAAGLTWTNFFVANLVPVTLGNIIGGVVFVAFAYWFVHLKKA from the coding sequence ATGGAAAAACGATTTCTCTCCCCCGCTGAAACCGTCGAGGCGATTGTCGCTGCCGGCCGCCGGGTGACCACCCAGCCGCTGTCGCGGACCATGGTGCTGAGCCTGCTGGCCGGCTTCTATATCGCCTTCGGCGCCGAACTGGCGACGGTCGTCACCGAGGACGCGGCGATCCACCTCGGCCAGGGGGTCGCCCGTTTCCTGGGGGGGAGCGTCTTCTCGCTCGGCCTGATGCTGGTGGTCATCTGCGGCGCCGAACTCTTTACCGGCAACAGCCTGCTGACCAAGGCGGCGCTGGTGCGGGAAATTTCCTGGGGGAAGCTGCTGGAAAACTGGCTGGTGGTGATCGTCGGCAACTTTCTCGGCTCGCTCTTCTTCGCCTGGCTGATGTTCCGCTCCAACCTCTGGCAGAGCGGCCAGGTCGCCGAGCACGCCGTCAGGATCGCCGCCGCCAAGACCGCCCTCCCCTTCGACGTCGCCCTGGTGCGGGGGATTCTCTGTAACTGGCTGGTCTGCCTGGCGGTTTTCATGGCAACCGCGGCCCGCGACATCCCAGGGAAGATTCTCGCCTGCTACGGTCCGATCATGGCTTTCGTGGCGAGCGGTTTTGAACACTCGGTCGCCAACATGTACTTTATTCCGACCGGGCTATTTCTCGCCGAGCGCCTCGGCACCCCCGCCGCCGGCCTGACCTGGACCAACTTCTTTGTCGCCAACCTGGTTCCAGTCACCCTCGGCAACATCATTGGCGGTGTCGTCTTCGTCGCCTTCGCCTACTGGTTCGTCCATTTGAAAAAGGCCTGA
- a CDS encoding pyridoxal phosphate-dependent aminotransferase: MSISLKVRACIERSSWIRKMFEEGAQLRAIHGDENVFDFTLGNPSVEPPEALRLELARLAAAPLPGMHRYMNNAGYEETRAAVAAVVSEKSPQPLGAEHVIMTCGAGGALNVALKTVLNPGEEVIILTPYFVEYKFYVDNHGGVTREVWTDRETFQLDIPAIEKAITPNTRALLLNSPNNPTGVVYPAASLKALGEMLARKEQELERTIFVISDEPYARLSYDVEVPGIFRYVRNAVIATSHSKDLALPGERIGYLAVNPALEDVKLFLEGAIFCNRVLGFVNAPALMQRLVAGLQRISVDVEEYRAKRDLLYDNLTALGFSMVKPQGGFYLFPKSPLADDLAFVRLAQKHNILLVPGTGFGAPGFFRIAYCIDTAIIQRSLPAWEKVAKEAGL; this comes from the coding sequence ATGTCCATCTCATTGAAGGTTCGCGCCTGTATCGAACGCTCGTCCTGGATCCGGAAGATGTTCGAGGAGGGGGCGCAGCTGCGCGCCATCCATGGCGACGAAAATGTCTTTGACTTTACCCTCGGCAACCCTTCGGTGGAGCCGCCGGAGGCACTGCGCCTTGAGCTGGCGCGCCTCGCCGCCGCGCCCCTCCCCGGCATGCATCGCTACATGAACAACGCCGGCTACGAGGAGACCCGGGCCGCAGTTGCCGCGGTCGTCTCCGAGAAGTCCCCGCAACCGCTCGGCGCCGAGCATGTGATCATGACCTGCGGCGCCGGCGGCGCCCTTAACGTCGCGCTGAAGACGGTTCTCAACCCCGGCGAGGAGGTGATTATTCTCACCCCCTACTTCGTCGAATACAAGTTTTACGTCGACAATCACGGCGGCGTTACCCGGGAGGTCTGGACCGACCGGGAGACCTTCCAGCTTGACATTCCGGCGATTGAAAAGGCGATTACCCCGAACACCCGGGCGCTGCTGCTCAATTCGCCCAACAACCCGACCGGCGTCGTCTATCCGGCGGCCAGTCTTAAGGCGCTGGGGGAAATGCTGGCGCGCAAGGAGCAGGAGCTGGAGCGGACCATCTTCGTCATCTCCGACGAACCCTACGCCCGCCTCAGCTACGATGTCGAGGTTCCGGGAATTTTCCGTTACGTGCGCAACGCGGTGATTGCGACCTCCCACTCCAAGGACCTCGCCCTCCCGGGTGAGCGGATCGGGTACCTGGCGGTCAACCCGGCGCTGGAAGACGTCAAGCTCTTTCTGGAGGGGGCGATCTTCTGCAACCGGGTGCTCGGCTTCGTCAATGCGCCGGCGCTGATGCAGCGACTGGTCGCCGGCTTGCAGCGGATAAGCGTCGACGTCGAGGAGTACCGCGCCAAGCGGGACCTCCTCTACGACAACCTGACCGCCCTGGGCTTTTCGATGGTCAAACCGCAAGGCGGGTTTTATCTCTTCCCCAAATCCCCCCTCGCCGACGACCTCGCTTTCGTCCGGCTCGCCCAGAAGCACAACATCCTGCTCGTCCCCGGCACCGGCTTCGGCGCCCCGGGCTTCTTCCGCATCGCCTATTGCATCGATACGGCAATCATTCAGCGCAGCCTGCCGGCCTGGGAGAAAGTGGCGAAAGAGGCGGGGCTTTAG
- a CDS encoding tetratricopeptide repeat protein has protein sequence MKKEVWFFAGVALIVGILVGVLVASRLQGPSSTTASSAPPTAPVPAVNYQQQISMLEGIVAQDPGNRNAWVQLGHNYFDSQQPMKAVEAYGKALELDGNDPDVLTDQGVMFRQLGWYDRAIENFNRANQIAPDHAQSLFNLGIVYRYDLKDLEKARKAWERYLAISPSGPGADKIRAELEFLKAHPELPAEATQGMK, from the coding sequence ATGAAAAAGGAAGTCTGGTTTTTTGCCGGAGTGGCCCTGATCGTCGGCATCCTCGTCGGGGTCCTGGTCGCCAGTCGTCTTCAGGGTCCCTCTTCCACGACAGCCTCCTCTGCACCGCCGACGGCACCGGTGCCGGCGGTCAACTACCAGCAGCAGATCTCGATGCTGGAAGGGATCGTCGCCCAGGATCCCGGTAACCGCAACGCCTGGGTGCAGCTCGGGCACAACTATTTCGATTCGCAGCAGCCGATGAAGGCGGTCGAGGCCTATGGCAAGGCCCTCGAGCTTGACGGCAACGATCCCGATGTCCTGACCGACCAGGGGGTCATGTTCCGTCAACTCGGCTGGTACGACCGCGCCATCGAAAATTTCAACCGGGCCAACCAGATTGCGCCCGACCATGCCCAGAGCCTTTTCAATCTCGGGATTGTCTACCGCTACGACCTGAAAGACCTGGAAAAGGCCCGCAAAGCCTGGGAACGCTACCTCGCGATCAGCCCCAGCGGCCCGGGGGCCGACAAGATCCGGGCCGAACTCGAATTCCTGAAAGCGCACCCGGAGTTGCCGGCCGAGGCGACCCAGGGGATGAAATAG
- the recJ gene encoding single-stranded-DNA-specific exonuclease RecJ, producing the protein MEPVTERRWRQRGTEADAPSLTRLCRDLGVGPLTARVLHGRGFTDGDSARAFLAAGLRDLPDPTALGGMATAVARLVRAICGGERILVHGDYDVDGITGTALLVENLRSFGAEVLSHIPLRLRDGYGLSAAALKEAAAQGVTVVLSVDCGVSAVTEARIARELGLDLIITDHHQPPDPLPVAHAIVNPQLPGETFPGQQLAGVGVAFFLLVALRQALREMGHFSIRPEPDLRYGLDLVALGTIADLVPLTGINRILVRAGLPLLEQNRRPGVRDLREVAGVRRVTAGSVGFQLAPRLNAAGRLEDAGRGVDLLLDREGRETKALASQLDRFNQERRRLEEETLQQAIAALESVADQADQSIVLADERWHPGVIGIVASRLVERYHRPTVLIALEGEQGKGSARSIRGFHLYQALAACREHLEGFGGHEFAAGLSLAGSSLELFRRAFEAQARQRLVAENLIPEVLFDGELLLAELDAAAVEDLERLAPFGMGNAEPAFVLRDISARQVRLLGEEHLRFTAQQDGYSLPCVAWRLAGQRQLLDAPVDLLVHPEFNEWQGRRQLQLRVRDVRPALGTD; encoded by the coding sequence ATGGAGCCGGTAACCGAGCGCCGCTGGCGCCAGCGCGGGACGGAAGCGGACGCTCCGTCCCTCACCCGCCTCTGTCGCGACCTTGGTGTTGGCCCCCTGACTGCGCGGGTTCTGCACGGGCGCGGTTTCACCGACGGCGATTCGGCCCGGGCCTTTCTCGCCGCCGGGCTGCGTGACCTCCCCGACCCGACAGCCCTTGGCGGGATGGCAACGGCGGTGGCGCGCCTGGTCCGTGCCATTTGCGGTGGAGAACGCATCCTGGTCCATGGCGACTACGATGTCGACGGCATCACTGGCACTGCGCTGCTGGTGGAGAACCTGCGGAGTTTCGGCGCCGAGGTCCTCTCCCACATCCCTCTGCGTCTGCGCGACGGCTACGGCCTGTCCGCTGCCGCCCTCAAGGAAGCGGCTGCCCAGGGGGTAACGGTGGTCCTCTCCGTCGACTGCGGGGTCTCCGCCGTTACCGAAGCCCGCATCGCTCGTGAGCTGGGCCTCGACCTGATCATCACCGACCATCACCAGCCTCCCGACCCGCTCCCCGTCGCCCACGCCATTGTCAATCCGCAGCTCCCCGGTGAGACCTTTCCCGGCCAACAGCTCGCCGGCGTCGGCGTCGCCTTTTTCCTGCTGGTCGCCCTGCGCCAGGCACTGCGCGAAATGGGTCACTTTTCAATCCGCCCGGAACCCGACCTGCGCTATGGACTCGATCTGGTCGCTCTGGGGACGATTGCCGACCTCGTCCCCCTGACCGGAATCAACCGCATCCTGGTCAGGGCCGGGCTCCCCCTGCTCGAACAGAATCGGCGCCCGGGGGTCAGGGACCTGCGCGAAGTCGCCGGGGTGCGTCGGGTGACGGCCGGCAGCGTCGGCTTCCAACTCGCCCCGCGCCTCAATGCCGCCGGTCGCCTTGAGGATGCCGGCCGCGGCGTCGACCTCCTGCTCGACCGGGAAGGGCGCGAGACCAAGGCGCTGGCCAGCCAGCTTGACCGTTTCAACCAGGAACGGAGGCGGCTTGAGGAGGAGACCCTGCAACAGGCGATTGCCGCGCTCGAATCGGTTGCGGACCAGGCCGACCAGAGTATTGTCCTGGCCGACGAGCGCTGGCATCCGGGGGTCATCGGCATCGTCGCGAGCCGCCTGGTCGAGCGCTACCACCGGCCGACGGTCCTGATCGCGCTGGAAGGGGAGCAGGGGAAGGGATCGGCGCGCTCGATCCGCGGTTTTCACCTCTACCAGGCCCTGGCGGCCTGCCGGGAACACCTGGAGGGGTTCGGAGGGCATGAGTTCGCGGCCGGTCTGAGCCTGGCGGGATCTTCTCTGGAGCTTTTCCGCCGCGCCTTCGAAGCGCAGGCGCGGCAACGCCTGGTTGCGGAAAACCTGATTCCCGAGGTTCTCTTCGACGGGGAGCTTCTGCTCGCGGAGCTCGATGCCGCCGCCGTCGAGGACCTGGAGCGGCTCGCCCCTTTCGGGATGGGGAATGCGGAGCCGGCTTTCGTCCTGCGCGACATATCCGCCCGGCAGGTTCGCCTGCTCGGCGAGGAGCACCTCAGGTTTACTGCCCAGCAGGATGGCTATAGCCTCCCCTGCGTGGCCTGGCGTCTGGCCGGACAGCGGCAGCTGCTCGATGCCCCGGTCGACCTTCTGGTTCATCCGGAATTCAACGAGTGGCAGGGGCGAAGACAGTTGCAATTGCGGGTACGGGATGTGCGACCGGCGCTGGGGACGGATTGA
- the pheA gene encoding prephenate dehydratase — MAAGKLDGLRKKIDSIDDKILDLLNERARVVLEVGKAKAGSSQQFYVPSREQAIYRRLAEHNPGPFPTDAIRRVFREVISASLSLEQPMKVAFLGPLATYTHVAAMQQFGLSAQLVPQKGIATVFDEVLRGRADYGVVPVENSNEGVVSHTLDMFMESELKIHAEILLEISHDLLSRSGDLSRVRKVVSHPQALAQCRKWLQENLPDIPLVDVASTALAAQMVAEDDSAAAIASEMAANLYDLQVVKKKIEDNPNNFTRFLVIGMQTPAPSGRDKTSIMFSVRDEPGILYRMLEPFSKRQLNLSKIESRPFKKKAWEYIFFLDLEGHAEEPSVHDALEELKGYCTLFRVLGSYPKAR; from the coding sequence ATGGCGGCAGGAAAGCTGGACGGGTTGCGAAAGAAGATCGACAGCATCGACGACAAAATACTCGACCTGCTCAACGAGCGGGCCCGGGTGGTGCTCGAGGTCGGCAAGGCGAAGGCCGGAAGCAGCCAGCAGTTTTATGTTCCCAGCCGGGAGCAGGCGATCTACCGGCGCCTCGCCGAGCATAACCCCGGTCCCTTTCCGACCGATGCCATCCGCCGCGTCTTCCGGGAGGTGATCTCTGCTTCCCTCTCCCTCGAACAGCCGATGAAGGTCGCCTTTCTCGGGCCGCTGGCCACCTATACCCATGTCGCCGCCATGCAGCAGTTCGGACTCTCGGCGCAGCTGGTGCCGCAAAAGGGGATCGCCACCGTCTTTGACGAGGTGCTGCGCGGGCGCGCCGACTATGGCGTGGTGCCGGTGGAGAATTCGAACGAGGGGGTCGTCTCGCACACCCTCGACATGTTCATGGAGTCCGAGCTGAAGATCCATGCCGAGATTCTCCTGGAAATCTCCCATGATCTATTGTCGCGCTCCGGTGATCTCAGCCGGGTGCGCAAGGTCGTTTCGCACCCCCAGGCGCTGGCCCAGTGCCGCAAGTGGTTGCAGGAGAACCTTCCCGACATCCCGCTGGTCGATGTCGCCAGCACCGCCCTGGCGGCGCAGATGGTGGCCGAGGACGACAGCGCCGCGGCGATTGCCAGCGAAATGGCCGCCAACCTCTATGATCTCCAGGTGGTGAAAAAGAAGATCGAGGACAATCCCAACAATTTCACCCGCTTTCTGGTGATCGGCATGCAGACGCCGGCCCCGTCCGGGCGCGACAAGACCTCGATCATGTTCAGCGTCCGCGACGAACCGGGGATCCTCTACCGGATGCTCGAACCCTTCAGCAAGCGCCAGCTCAACCTGTCGAAAATCGAGAGTCGTCCCTTCAAGAAGAAGGCCTGGGAATATATCTTCTTTCTCGACCTGGAGGGGCATGCCGAGGAGCCGTCGGTGCATGATGCCCTCGAAGAACTCAAGGGGTACTGCACCCTGTTCCGGGTGCTTGGCTCCTACCCGAAGGCGCGATAA